The following proteins are co-located in the Sardina pilchardus chromosome 24, fSarPil1.1, whole genome shotgun sequence genome:
- the LOC134072854 gene encoding apolipoprotein A-IV-like, translating to MKAFLIVVLAVVSGCHANLMWQDQPMPNMDMVKNAFWDYVAKATLTTEETLQKIRHSELGQEVNARIAESAGAIDQYTAAVGGQVTPLTQDLLAKLSHEAEQLRARVEKDLSAMKTHLEPYAEEIRLDLHQQVEELKRDVTPYAEALDSEALRATLQQKTEELRGSLEKSLTELQAQLGPRTDQLKLRVDQHLQDFQKSVAPLAHSVQMQLVQKSQELQQNVAPYAEELKGKLDPLAQDLKTQLSTLWESFTKTRQ from the exons ATGAAGGCTTTCCTGATCGTTGTACTTGCTGTTGTTTCTG GTTGCCATGCCAACCTTATGTGGCAGGACCAACCCATGCCCAATATGGACATGGTGAAAAATGCATTCTGGGATTATGTTGCCAAGGCGACACTCACCACTGAGGAAACCTTGCAGAAGATCCGGCACTCTGAGCTGGGCCAGGAAGTAAA TGCCAGAATTGCTGAAAGCGCTGGTGCTATTGACCAGTACACCGCAGCTGTCGGCGGTCAGGTGACACCTCTGACTCAGGACCTGCTGGCCAAGCTATCCCACGAGGCCGAGCAGCTGAGAGCCCGCGTGGAGAAGGACCTGAGCGCCATGAAGACCCATCTGGAGCCCTACGCTGAGGAGATCAGGCTGGACCTCCATcagcaggtggaggagctgaagaGGGATGTGACCCCCTACGCTGAGGCCCTGGACTCTGAGGCCCTGAGGGCCACCCTGCAGCAGAAGACTGAGGAGCTGAGGGGGAGCCTGGAGAAGAGCCTGACCGAGCTGCAGGCCCAGCTGGGGCCCCGCACCGACCAGCTGAAGCTGAGGGTGGACCAGCACCTGCAGGACTTCCAGAAGAGCGTCGCTCCCCTGGCCCACAGCGTCCAAATGCAGCTGGTTCAGAAGAGCCAGGAGCTCCAGCAGAACGTGGCTCCCTACGCAGAGGAGTTGAAGGGGAAGCTGGATCCCTTAGCGCAGGACCTGAAGACCCAGCTCAGCACTCTGTGGGAATCCTTCACCAAGACCCGCCAGTAA